The Paracholeplasma brassicae genome contains a region encoding:
- a CDS encoding ABC-F family ATP-binding cassette domain-containing protein, which produces MIHVSNVSLVFSDKKLFEDVNIKFLPGNCYGIIGANGAGKSTFLKLLSKEKEPTKGDIIVEKNKRIATLKQDQNAYDELTAIEVVIMGHQRLFEIMKSKEYYYNLETLSEKEGYELANLEVEFAELDGWEAEYNAEKLLNGLNVPQSDFYQKMADIVPKQKVKVLLAQALFGTPDILLLDEPTNNLDYEAIRWLEDFLIDYEHTVITVSHDRHFLNNVCTHMVDIDYFQAKLYQGNYDFWLESSQLIQRLMNDRNKKKEERIEELKAFIARFSANLSKSRQATSRKKSLEKIELENIVPSLRKYPFIGFDIDKPLGKDVLDVSNLSYKIDDKMGFENVSFTINRGDKVAIVGDNDLLKQNLLAILAGEKEPLSGIVKWGQTIKTNYFSSDIDKYFENFDLNLIDWLRQFSNEQAESYIRGFLGRMLFSGDQPLKSVEYLSGGEKMRLLYSKLMLSNANTLIIDSPTIHLDLEAIQAVNNGLEAFNGAIIMFTHDHKLIDTVCNKIIEIGDLGAYSFNGTLDEYIDHVKKKDVKSVLYK; this is translated from the coding sequence ATGATACATGTTTCAAACGTAAGTCTCGTCTTCTCAGATAAAAAATTATTTGAGGATGTAAATATTAAATTTCTGCCAGGTAATTGTTATGGAATTATCGGTGCCAATGGTGCCGGCAAGTCCACGTTTTTAAAATTACTTTCAAAGGAAAAAGAACCTACCAAAGGCGATATCATTGTTGAAAAAAACAAACGAATCGCTACACTTAAACAAGATCAAAATGCGTATGATGAATTAACAGCAATCGAAGTAGTCATCATGGGGCATCAACGCTTGTTTGAAATCATGAAAAGTAAAGAATATTACTATAATTTAGAGACGTTAAGTGAAAAAGAAGGCTATGAACTGGCTAATTTAGAAGTTGAGTTTGCTGAACTTGATGGGTGGGAAGCCGAATATAACGCGGAGAAATTATTAAATGGATTAAACGTTCCTCAAAGCGATTTTTATCAAAAGATGGCCGATATCGTTCCTAAGCAAAAAGTCAAAGTTTTATTAGCACAAGCGCTTTTTGGAACACCGGATATCTTATTACTTGATGAACCGACCAATAACCTAGATTACGAAGCCATTCGTTGGTTAGAAGATTTTTTAATTGATTACGAGCACACCGTGATTACTGTTTCGCATGACAGACATTTTTTGAACAACGTTTGTACACACATGGTTGACATTGACTACTTCCAAGCAAAACTGTATCAAGGTAACTACGATTTTTGGTTAGAGTCTTCACAGCTCATTCAACGATTAATGAATGACCGTAACAAGAAAAAAGAAGAACGAATTGAAGAACTAAAAGCCTTTATTGCACGCTTTAGTGCAAACCTTTCAAAGAGTAGACAGGCAACATCAAGAAAGAAATCGTTAGAAAAAATCGAGTTAGAAAACATTGTTCCATCCTTACGTAAATACCCATTCATCGGTTTTGACATTGATAAACCACTGGGTAAAGATGTCTTAGATGTATCAAACCTTTCTTACAAAATTGATGATAAAATGGGCTTTGAAAACGTCTCTTTTACCATAAACAGAGGAGACAAAGTCGCTATTGTTGGTGACAACGACTTACTTAAACAAAATTTACTTGCCATCCTTGCAGGTGAAAAAGAACCACTCAGTGGGATTGTTAAATGGGGTCAAACCATTAAGACGAATTATTTTTCTTCTGACATTGACAAATACTTTGAAAACTTTGATTTAAACCTCATTGATTGGCTAAGACAATTTTCAAATGAACAAGCGGAATCCTATATTCGTGGCTTTTTAGGACGTATGCTTTTTAGTGGGGACCAACCGCTCAAATCCGTTGAGTATTTATCTGGTGGTGAAAAGATGAGATTACTTTATTCAAAGTTAATGTTATCAAATGCGAACACACTGATTATTGACTCGCCAACCATTCACTTAGACCTTGAAGCCATTCAAGCCGTCAACAATGGTCTAGAAGCTTTTAATGGTGCAATCATCATGTTCACTCACGACCATAAATTAATTGACACGGTCTGCAATAAAATTATTGAAATCGGTGATTTAGGTGCGTATAGTTTTAATGGCACATTAGACGAATACATCGATCACGTTAAGAAAAAAGACGTTAAGAGCGTTCTTTACAAATAA
- a CDS encoding response regulator transcription factor, translating into MRILIIEDEVHLNDLLHDYLKEAYPSSVITQLFDGFIALKTITTETYDLVLLDVMLPHINGFDLLKKIKETKDVPVLMLSSLTDEESQLKGFEYKADDYITKPYSPKIVLKKIEAILSRYDKEPIHTQVYGILSYHFERYELFVNQEKIALNKKEWELMQLFLTNIGRVFSRDDLLNLIWGYDYYGFDRTVDTHIKRLRQKLGPASSYIKTIYKTGYQFEK; encoded by the coding sequence ATGCGCATACTTATCATTGAGGATGAAGTTCACTTAAACGACCTGTTACATGATTATTTAAAAGAAGCCTACCCATCTTCTGTCATCACTCAGCTGTTTGATGGCTTTATCGCCCTAAAAACAATCACTACGGAGACTTACGATTTAGTCTTACTTGATGTGATGCTTCCACACATCAATGGGTTCGATTTATTAAAGAAAATCAAAGAAACCAAGGACGTCCCAGTCTTGATGCTATCTTCATTAACCGATGAAGAATCACAGCTCAAGGGATTTGAATACAAAGCCGATGACTATATCACAAAACCATACAGCCCAAAGATTGTTCTTAAAAAAATAGAGGCTATCTTGTCTCGGTACGATAAAGAACCAATTCACACACAGGTTTACGGTATACTAAGTTATCATTTCGAGCGATATGAGCTCTTTGTCAACCAAGAAAAGATTGCTTTAAATAAAAAGGAATGGGAACTCATGCAGTTATTTCTTACTAACATCGGCAGAGTATTCTCAAGAGATGACTTATTAAACTTAATTTGGGGCTATGACTACTATGGTTTTGATCGAACCGTTGATACACACATCAAACGTTTAAGACAAAAATTAGGTCCTGCGAGTAGTTACATCAAAACCATATATAAAACAGGTTATCAATTCGAAAAATAA
- a CDS encoding GNAT family N-acetyltransferase has protein sequence MTILNLTTTHLEALTNLINESIDDYDLRLLKVTPELMNVYFVEEIEGYQKISLAFLSDKTLLGFASGVSDFKRKTNYLTCLFVKKDHQLQGIGKTLLNALEERLINNGFDTIDCVFFNPIQWSFFVNNQSHTHNNMPGVLINSHYESFLKKQGYLPFAYQNLYHMNLTHLDESPSLHYKIEQLKAQGIVIEYFNKTTCKNHTNLFKNLNNPGFEQAFNQAILANKPILIARKYDEVIGFTGPLNVINQKGTFSGIGVSSVYGGLGIGKALFYELCHRLKATGATYMTLFTGTENKARRIYEAQGFEVTQTFTNLRKRLK, from the coding sequence ATGACGATATTAAACTTGACTACTACACATCTAGAAGCTTTGACTAATTTAATTAATGAATCCATTGATGATTATGACTTACGCTTATTAAAAGTCACGCCAGAGTTAATGAACGTTTACTTCGTTGAAGAAATCGAAGGTTATCAAAAAATAAGTCTAGCGTTTCTATCGGATAAAACCTTGCTTGGGTTTGCCTCAGGTGTCAGTGATTTCAAGAGAAAAACCAACTATCTCACCTGTCTGTTTGTAAAAAAAGATCATCAACTTCAAGGCATTGGAAAAACACTATTAAACGCACTCGAAGAAAGACTAATAAACAATGGTTTTGATACCATCGACTGTGTGTTTTTTAATCCGATTCAATGGTCGTTTTTTGTAAATAATCAATCACACACTCATAACAACATGCCAGGTGTATTAATCAACAGTCACTACGAATCATTTTTAAAAAAACAAGGCTACTTGCCTTTTGCCTATCAAAACCTTTATCATATGAATTTAACCCACCTAGATGAATCACCATCTTTGCACTATAAAATAGAGCAACTCAAAGCGCAAGGCATCGTCATTGAATACTTCAATAAAACGACTTGTAAGAACCACACAAATCTCTTTAAAAACCTTAATAACCCAGGTTTTGAACAGGCATTCAATCAAGCGATTTTAGCAAACAAACCCATACTTATCGCTAGAAAATACGACGAAGTCATTGGCTTTACAGGCCCATTAAATGTCATTAACCAAAAAGGTACATTTTCAGGTATTGGTGTATCTTCAGTTTATGGAGGTTTAGGTATTGGAAAAGCACTTTTTTACGAGCTGTGTCATCGATTAAAAGCGACGGGGGCCACCTACATGACCCTATTTACAGGAACAGAGAATAAAGCAAGGCGTATCTATGAAGCCCAAGGCTTTGAAGTCACACAAACCTTCACAAATCTAAGAAAACGGCTCAAATAA
- a CDS encoding endonuclease has product MKRIKVLVVLAFLVLLSGCFDQKNTFEKVDAAFVLTYDSSDSENNVTKDVSLPDLENKFSDIEVTYTSSNQTVAIVEGLKIKIVPTEVDVTIKITLTVTINEEQQSFDRSFIVKAKPQSDDTYTLVIVDNDNQSDYVVLKDSLFNQTLSKEGFDFAGLYLDQAFTKPFDGYVRDNLTVYVKWIKVTLDTTAPNIIGVENLTIFLGDLIDLLSRITVTDNLDGSPQLWVDDSEVDYFTPGVYKVYYYAVDSSDNERIVEATLTIKNEVNLSTLETFEQSSGSGSSYTNGSFQSENGLIWVYEGMRGDQILDGKALTFGQSSSQFLKTIIPNGVNSVSIDFKHVFSGASTRNVDLYLNNELRHTFLVTADTMTYEVINLGVQGEVTFELRNASASRVIIDNILITHNQLSDDMKSVLKDQEALVLPSKLMFEQQLSLVTIGNYDSAISYHYQDGLNPYNHLIDLISGEVILIENQVKTIGVVVTIRKGTEEVSFTHAFIIGEGDPITISEAKTHNGLVKTTGVLTGFITMNNQVRAFFEDADTGIEVYLDVAFIPELEIGYSYIIKGNVTGVKEKQLTDVTSLIKQEQTVIYPTNYDPQTPNETVGKNIYFEGLFSDINNHIARIVVGQEVVLVDMSYLSTFDFSFAEVIEVLGYVVYENNNYYIVVLEQDDIQTRPNDLNRVNDLVLEHLGLNHQMIISDDLVLKYTDERFGLSVSYQSSNQSILSNDGKIITLEAEESVLLNYTLSKNSTIIYQSSIVIEIRLGNPLTGYYQEANGKIGDELLRSLTTIISRNYHSISYSATNKVLEVSDKHPSGSGYLGVYDHTSISGYNKEHVWPQSSFSEASPYKSDMHHLRISVVSTNSARSNYYFNNPTSPTSNWQVGSNRFFPGDQDKGDIARMLMYMAVRYRNDNFKLIVAESGRTSNAPSRTMGNLAVLLNWHLEDPVDSFEVNRNEVIYGTQKNRNPFIDHPELFESIWTIFMQEDSNRKISFNNLDPDFLMSYIELKIFEIQVDLGSYRKEHQLFC; this is encoded by the coding sequence ATGAAACGTATTAAAGTGTTAGTTGTATTAGCTTTTCTAGTACTATTAAGTGGGTGTTTTGATCAAAAAAACACGTTTGAAAAAGTGGATGCCGCTTTTGTATTAACTTATGATTCAAGTGATTCAGAAAATAATGTGACAAAAGATGTTTCTTTGCCTGACTTAGAAAACAAGTTTAGTGACATTGAGGTTACATACACCTCAAGTAATCAAACGGTTGCTATAGTCGAAGGACTTAAAATAAAAATTGTGCCAACTGAGGTGGATGTCACCATCAAGATTACCCTTACAGTGACAATCAATGAAGAACAACAATCGTTTGACCGGTCGTTTATCGTTAAAGCAAAACCCCAAAGTGATGACACATACACACTTGTGATTGTTGATAATGACAATCAAAGCGACTACGTTGTTCTAAAAGATAGTCTATTTAATCAAACACTTAGTAAAGAAGGGTTTGATTTTGCAGGACTATATTTAGATCAAGCATTTACAAAGCCATTTGATGGATATGTTAGAGATAATTTAACCGTCTATGTCAAATGGATAAAAGTAACACTTGACACGACGGCTCCAAATATAATAGGTGTAGAAAATCTTACAATCTTTCTAGGTGATTTAATTGATCTATTGAGTAGAATTACGGTCACAGATAACCTAGATGGTAGTCCACAGTTATGGGTTGATGACTCTGAGGTAGATTATTTCACACCTGGTGTGTACAAAGTCTATTACTATGCAGTTGATTCAAGTGATAACGAACGAATCGTAGAAGCCACTTTGACGATAAAAAATGAGGTTAACCTGTCAACTTTGGAAACTTTTGAACAATCCTCTGGCTCAGGATCATCTTATACGAACGGTTCATTTCAAAGCGAAAACGGCTTAATTTGGGTCTATGAAGGTATGAGAGGCGATCAAATACTTGATGGCAAAGCATTAACCTTTGGACAAAGTTCATCGCAATTCTTAAAAACGATTATCCCAAACGGGGTAAATAGTGTTTCAATCGATTTTAAACACGTGTTTAGTGGTGCCTCGACAAGAAACGTAGATCTCTATTTAAATAACGAGCTCAGACATACGTTTTTAGTTACTGCAGATACGATGACTTATGAAGTAATCAATTTAGGTGTTCAAGGTGAAGTGACCTTTGAATTAAGAAATGCGTCAGCCTCAAGGGTTATCATTGACAATATTTTAATCACACATAACCAATTGAGTGATGACATGAAATCGGTATTAAAAGACCAAGAAGCGCTAGTGCTTCCAAGCAAACTGATGTTTGAACAACAGTTATCTTTAGTAACTATCGGTAACTATGATTCTGCTATTTCATACCATTACCAAGATGGATTAAATCCGTATAATCATTTGATTGATTTAATATCAGGTGAAGTTATTTTGATTGAAAACCAAGTTAAAACAATTGGTGTGGTTGTGACTATACGAAAAGGTACGGAAGAAGTCAGTTTCACACACGCGTTTATTATTGGTGAGGGTGATCCAATCACCATAAGTGAAGCAAAAACACACAATGGACTTGTTAAAACCACTGGCGTTTTGACTGGATTTATAACAATGAATAATCAAGTTCGCGCTTTTTTTGAAGACGCAGACACTGGCATAGAAGTATATTTGGATGTTGCTTTTATTCCTGAGCTAGAAATAGGGTATTCCTACATTATAAAAGGTAATGTTACAGGGGTTAAAGAAAAACAACTAACCGACGTAACAAGCTTAATCAAACAAGAACAAACAGTAATATATCCAACCAATTATGACCCGCAAACACCTAATGAAACAGTAGGCAAAAATATCTATTTTGAAGGACTGTTTAGTGACATAAACAATCACATCGCAAGAATCGTGGTTGGTCAAGAAGTGGTCTTAGTTGATATGTCTTACTTATCAACATTTGATTTTTCATTTGCTGAGGTAATTGAAGTGCTTGGGTACGTCGTTTACGAAAACAACAACTATTACATTGTCGTTCTAGAACAAGACGATATACAAACCAGACCAAATGACCTAAACCGAGTTAATGATTTGGTCTTAGAGCATCTTGGACTAAATCATCAAATGATCATCAGTGATGACTTAGTTCTAAAATACACCGATGAGCGATTTGGATTAAGTGTTTCTTATCAATCTTCTAATCAGTCAATTCTATCCAATGATGGAAAAATTATCACGCTTGAGGCAGAAGAAAGCGTCTTATTAAACTACACATTATCAAAAAATTCGACGATTATTTATCAATCAAGTATCGTAATAGAGATTCGCTTGGGTAACCCACTGACTGGATACTACCAAGAGGCAAATGGAAAGATTGGCGATGAATTACTAAGAAGCTTAACAACCATTATCTCTAGAAATTATCATTCGATTTCTTATTCAGCCACAAATAAAGTCTTAGAGGTTTCAGATAAACACCCTAGTGGTAGTGGATACTTAGGCGTTTATGACCACACCTCAATTTCAGGTTACAACAAAGAACACGTTTGGCCACAATCGTCTTTTAGTGAAGCAAGTCCTTATAAATCAGATATGCACCATTTGAGAATTTCGGTTGTAAGCACCAATAGTGCTAGAAGTAATTACTACTTCAATAATCCAACCTCACCAACGTCAAATTGGCAGGTAGGAAGTAACCGATTCTTCCCAGGTGATCAAGACAAAGGTGACATAGCGCGCATGCTCATGTACATGGCGGTTCGTTATAGAAACGATAACTTTAAGTTAATCGTTGCAGAATCTGGCAGAACGTCAAACGCACCTTCACGTACGATGGGAAATCTAGCGGTATTACTTAACTGGCATCTTGAAGATCCAGTGGATTCATTTGAAGTAAATCGTAATGAAGTCATTTATGGCACACAAAAGAATCGAAATCCTTTCATTGATCATCCAGAATTGTTTGAATCGATTTGGACTATTTTTATGCAAGAAGATTCTAACAGAAAAATCAGTTTTAATAACCTTGATCCAGATTTCTTAATGAGTTATATTGAGTTAAAAATCTTTGAAATTCAAGTAGATTTAGGAAGTTATCGTAAAGAACATCAATTGTTTTGTTAA
- a CDS encoding antibiotic biosynthesis monooxygenase → MYVTTRVLKMEKGHKDSFITRFNQPFVLQSFDGFVKREVLIDERNKSYDLYRISVYFESRQAYINWEGSETHKAMHQNPNGHKKEMPGLIEASRETFHELVTLYKNE, encoded by the coding sequence ATGTATGTTACCACTCGTGTTCTTAAAATGGAAAAAGGACATAAAGATAGCTTTATTACGCGTTTCAATCAACCATTCGTGCTTCAATCATTTGACGGTTTTGTCAAACGTGAGGTATTGATTGATGAAAGAAATAAATCATACGACTTATATCGTATCTCCGTCTATTTTGAATCTAGACAAGCCTACATCAACTGGGAAGGTTCAGAAACACATAAAGCCATGCATCAAAATCCAAATGGGCATAAAAAAGAAATGCCTGGTTTAATTGAAGCCTCAAGAGAAACGTTTCATGAGCTTGTGACACTTTATAAAAACGAATAA
- a CDS encoding vWA domain-containing protein has product MKKQIMLCLALLSLMLLSGCSGYQNGFMDYGPKDRGEYIESETYDEIIENDYIRTSDMPVSTFSTDVDTASYSNIRRLLNEGVLPSKNAVRIEEMINYFSYEFEGPSDDEDLRIYKEIGEAPWNKDHQLLMVGLKTTPLTFNQTVAMNLVFLIDVSGSMSSYDKLPLLKEALKTLVENLRDKDKLSIVVYAGSAGVVLEGGDISDVSAINNAIDRLEAGGSTAGGQGIELAYKVAKRQFIVGGNNRIIIASDGDFNVGISNPDELKELVSKEKDSGVFLSVLGFGTGNYRDDMMESIAQNGNGVYYYIDTIKEAEKVLVYELGATMNTVAKDVKIQIEFNPSLIKGYRLIGYENRRLNNEDFNDDDKDAGDLGSGHVVVAFYELVPISSQTNITEKSFDETLELKYDGTNYEHEISTISLRYKHKDSDVSLKIESIVTSEDQKSNNTKDFLFATSVVEFGLLLRNSAYKGTASYDAVIARAENALSSDPFGYQKEFIELVQQAKRLSLRD; this is encoded by the coding sequence ATGAAAAAACAAATCATGTTATGTCTAGCCTTACTAAGTTTGATGTTGTTAAGTGGCTGTAGTGGCTATCAAAATGGATTTATGGATTATGGCCCAAAAGACCGTGGGGAGTACATTGAGTCTGAAACCTACGATGAAATTATCGAGAATGATTACATTAGAACGAGTGATATGCCTGTTTCAACTTTTTCAACCGACGTCGATACAGCATCTTATTCTAATATTAGAAGGTTACTTAACGAAGGGGTTCTACCTTCAAAGAATGCGGTACGAATTGAAGAAATGATCAATTATTTCTCTTATGAATTTGAGGGACCTAGTGATGATGAAGACCTAAGGATATATAAAGAAATCGGTGAAGCGCCATGGAACAAGGATCATCAACTCCTTATGGTGGGTTTAAAAACAACACCGTTGACATTTAATCAAACTGTTGCTATGAATTTGGTGTTCTTGATTGATGTCTCAGGTAGTATGTCAAGCTACGATAAGCTACCTCTATTAAAAGAAGCCTTAAAGACATTGGTGGAAAATCTTCGTGATAAAGATAAACTATCGATCGTTGTTTACGCCGGTAGTGCTGGTGTTGTTTTAGAAGGTGGCGATATTAGTGACGTTTCAGCAATCAATAACGCCATTGATCGTTTAGAAGCTGGTGGTTCAACCGCTGGTGGACAAGGCATAGAACTGGCCTATAAAGTTGCTAAAAGACAGTTCATAGTAGGTGGTAATAATCGTATTATCATCGCCTCTGATGGTGATTTTAACGTTGGAATTTCAAATCCAGATGAGTTGAAAGAACTGGTTAGTAAAGAAAAAGACTCAGGTGTATTCTTAAGTGTTTTAGGCTTTGGAACAGGCAATTATCGTGACGATATGATGGAATCAATTGCACAAAATGGCAACGGGGTTTACTATTATATTGATACCATCAAAGAAGCTGAAAAAGTATTGGTTTATGAACTAGGTGCCACGATGAACACTGTCGCAAAAGACGTCAAAATCCAAATTGAATTTAACCCAAGCTTAATCAAAGGATATCGATTGATCGGGTATGAAAACAGACGATTAAACAATGAGGATTTTAATGATGATGACAAAGACGCAGGCGATCTTGGATCTGGGCATGTGGTTGTGGCATTTTATGAATTAGTCCCAATCTCAAGTCAAACAAACATCACAGAAAAATCATTTGATGAAACTTTAGAGTTGAAATACGATGGAACCAACTATGAACATGAAATTTCTACCATTTCACTTAGATACAAACACAAAGATAGTGATGTATCATTAAAAATTGAGTCGATCGTGACTTCAGAAGATCAAAAGTCAAACAACACAAAAGATTTCTTATTTGCAACCAGTGTGGTTGAGTTTGGATTGCTTTTAAGAAATTCCGCCTACAAAGGTACTGCAAGTTACGATGCGGTCATTGCTCGCGCAGAAAATGCGCTATCAAGTGACCCATTTGGTTATCAAAAAGAATTTATCGAACTGGTTCAACAAGCAAAAAGACTCAGTCTTAGAGATTAA
- a CDS encoding ATP-binding protein, whose protein sequence is MKISLFIKTFLLLLLSFSLVFIVSNYVSRQRFLPLYIEENINNVKTSILSNTDKIKSGTSLSDTSLMNLSSETSFILYTNNGIKESVGSITLDESSVLLFVIDLYDQSNAKKEGNLLYHTTLVDDIYHINYIYQFELGTYLIIQTRIQSLRNIDTVLNQINVTEGLFFFIMIAILSLIISYGITKPIKKITTYATELSKLNFQSKLKLKRKDEFQTLITALNEMTHNLKVSYQSLDEANQKLEKDIIFEKRQEEKKKALIHMINHELRTPLSVMKGMIEGMIDGVGRYKDKDKYLNELLNQIDAIESLTRDLTYSLKLEDKIKPNDICDTKLAIDQLDSLFELAKQKGVKITSRFKQTVLEMNEELFVLLLKNLLKNAIVYTKNNEVVLLGELSGPYFSLTIRNQGHLNEDELKDLFLPFYRGNNEKDNEKGTGLGLSIVKQICELYDLNLALFNDGSDVVARVDIPRKMIEMSSL, encoded by the coding sequence ATGAAAATAAGCTTATTCATCAAAACATTTTTATTGTTACTCCTTTCTTTTTCTCTTGTTTTCATCGTGAGTAACTATGTATCAAGACAACGGTTTTTACCCCTATACATTGAAGAAAACATTAATAATGTCAAAACATCGATTTTAAGTAACACCGATAAAATTAAATCAGGTACTTCATTATCTGACACGTCATTAATGAATCTCTCAAGCGAAACAAGTTTCATCTTGTACACCAATAACGGCATCAAGGAAAGCGTTGGTTCTATCACACTTGATGAGTCATCTGTGCTTTTATTCGTTATTGACCTTTACGACCAATCAAACGCCAAAAAAGAAGGTAATTTGCTCTACCACACAACATTAGTAGACGACATTTACCACATCAACTACATTTATCAATTTGAACTGGGTACTTATCTAATTATTCAAACACGTATTCAATCACTAAGAAACATCGACACTGTTTTGAATCAAATCAATGTTACTGAAGGCCTGTTCTTCTTTATTATGATTGCGATATTATCCTTAATCATTTCATACGGTATAACAAAACCAATAAAGAAGATTACTACCTACGCAACCGAACTTTCAAAACTTAATTTTCAAAGTAAATTAAAACTCAAACGTAAAGATGAATTTCAAACATTGATTACCGCTTTAAATGAAATGACTCATAATTTAAAAGTGTCTTATCAATCCCTAGATGAGGCAAATCAAAAACTAGAAAAAGATATTATTTTTGAAAAGAGACAAGAAGAGAAGAAAAAAGCACTCATTCACATGATTAATCATGAACTAAGAACACCGCTATCGGTGATGAAGGGCATGATTGAAGGTATGATTGATGGCGTCGGTAGGTACAAAGATAAAGATAAGTACCTAAACGAGTTATTAAATCAAATCGATGCCATTGAATCATTGACAAGAGACTTAACCTACTCACTCAAATTAGAAGATAAAATTAAACCAAACGATATTTGCGACACGAAATTAGCCATTGATCAGCTCGATTCTCTTTTTGAACTCGCTAAGCAAAAAGGTGTTAAAATAACTTCAAGATTCAAACAAACCGTACTTGAAATGAATGAAGAACTCTTTGTATTACTATTAAAGAATTTACTCAAGAATGCCATTGTTTACACAAAAAATAACGAAGTTGTTTTATTGGGTGAACTCAGTGGGCCATACTTCAGTTTAACGATAAGAAACCAAGGTCATTTAAATGAAGATGAATTAAAAGATTTATTCTTGCCTTTTTATCGTGGAAATAATGAAAAAGACAATGAAAAAGGCACCGGTTTAGGGCTTTCCATTGTCAAACAAATATGTGAACTCTATGATTTGAATCTAGCGCTCTTCAACGATGGCAGTGACGTGGTTGCTAGAGTAGACATTCCAAGAAAGATGATTGAAATGTCATCACTTTGA
- a CDS encoding GNAT family N-acetyltransferase: protein MLKLVKLEDTHETLLNEMMDEWTLTGEKIIPYVIRKNDYHQFKFYKENLDARDTYYVLTTTLFLLDESSNCFIGSANIRHELNEALLHNVGHIGLGIRPSKRGNGYGAKLLELALSEAKKIGISRVLLVCDKENTASSSTIKKNGGILEDVREDRDTLVERYWIDIK, encoded by the coding sequence ATGCTTAAACTAGTCAAACTTGAGGATACACACGAAACATTACTAAATGAGATGATGGACGAATGGACTTTAACTGGGGAAAAAATCATTCCTTATGTCATTCGTAAAAATGATTATCATCAATTTAAATTTTATAAGGAAAACTTAGATGCCCGTGACACTTACTACGTCTTAACTACAACGTTATTCTTACTTGATGAAAGTAGCAATTGTTTTATTGGATCAGCTAACATCAGACACGAACTAAACGAAGCACTTCTTCATAACGTCGGTCACATCGGTCTTGGTATTCGTCCATCAAAACGTGGTAACGGTTATGGCGCTAAGCTACTAGAACTTGCATTATCTGAGGCGAAAAAAATTGGCATTTCACGTGTTTTACTTGTCTGTGACAAAGAAAACACTGCTTCTTCTTCTACCATTAAGAAAAATGGCGGTATATTAGAGGATGTTAGAGAAGATAGAGATACACTTGTCGAACGTTACTGGATTGATATAAAGTAA
- a CDS encoding helix-turn-helix domain-containing protein, whose product MIDQIQVGKKIKEERLNRGLTQDELSASLNISRQALSKWETGISLPPIEAVVELVRLLNMSIEELLCLNKAVPIDKDNLFVNHSRLYVMDQLLKDKIDIKLEEVFYQLSKQERLRILHAIREGKMKRPNQFHVYLNEAEKKFLYGNKRRNDDDCKKNDD is encoded by the coding sequence ATGATCGATCAAATTCAAGTAGGAAAGAAAATTAAAGAAGAACGGTTAAATAGGGGTTTAACACAAGATGAATTAAGTGCAAGCCTAAATATCAGTAGACAAGCCTTATCTAAATGGGAAACAGGGATCAGTCTGCCTCCAATTGAAGCCGTTGTTGAACTAGTGAGACTACTAAATATGTCTATTGAAGAGTTACTTTGTTTAAACAAAGCAGTCCCAATCGATAAAGACAATCTGTTTGTTAACCACAGTCGTCTTTATGTGATGGATCAGTTGTTAAAAGATAAAATAGACATCAAGCTAGAAGAAGTATTTTATCAACTGAGTAAACAAGAGCGTTTGAGAATATTACACGCGATTCGTGAGGGTAAAATGAAACGCCCTAACCAGTTTCACGTTTATTTAAATGAAGCAGAAAAAAAATTCCTGTATGGAAACAAAAGGAGAAATGACGATGATTGTAAAAAGAATGATGATTGA